The genomic region GTTACCTACCACGGTGCCGAGTTCACTCGCCCGATGCGTGACAGTGTTCGCGAAAACCTGTTCAACATTCTGGGCCGCGCTTGCAAAAGTGCCATCGCGTTCGACCTGTTCGCCGGTACTGGAGTCCTGGGGTTTGAAGCCATTTCGCGAGGCGCGGTTCACGTGACCGCCGTGGAACCGGTTCGACAAGCGACCGTCCAAATCAAAAAAACGATCGACCACCTCGGCGTCGCATCCAAATACACGCTGGTTTCCGCGGACGCTTTTTACGTTGCGGACGACATGCTGCGGGCCAAGCCAGGCGACGACACGCCCTGGATCGTGTTCCTGAGCCCGCCCTACTCGTTTTGGGAAGACGAAGAAACGCTCAAGAAACTCTGCAACATCATTCGTTTGGTGCAGAAGAACGCACCTCCGGGCAGCGTCCTGTGCGCCGAAACGAACACCGACTTCAACCTAGCTCGCTTGCCAGCAGGCGACTGGGATATTCGCACCTACGGCATCACTCGGCTCGCCTTTATCGAACCGGGCAACGTGTGCGGGATGAATTTGCCAGACCTGGTGGACTGACCTGGCTGACTGAAATGGTCGGCTGAATTGGCCGACTGAATTGGCCGACTGAATTGGCCGACTGAATTGGGCGACTGGGCTTTCTTTGCCTGGGCGATTGAACTCGCCTGGCCAGATTGCCTGGGCTAACCAGATTTCCAGGCCTGGGTTTTAGATGAACGCTCGGACCTTTGCAGGCAACGCCTCAACGATTCGCTCGCGTTGAGCGTCATCACGCCAAATCAGCACGACGCCGACACACACGGCGATCATGGCCATCCAGGGTGAAACCAGCAGACTGGCGGGTAGAATCGAAAGCCCGATCCACGTCTTTGTGATCGGGCACCCGTAGATCACCATTGCACTCCAAATGCCCAACATCACGATGCAATGTGAGCACAACGTCGCGATGACAGCCCCGGTTAGCCCGAATTGTGGCAACAGGATTCCGTTCAAGACAATGTTGGCAACGAGTCCACCGAACATGGCGATAGCGATCGAGCGGCCTTTCTCGGCGGTCAGCAAATAGCACTGGCCGATCGAGACCAAAGCGGCCCATGTGTAGAAACACAATGCCATCGGCATCAAACGCAGGCCGTCAGTGTAGCGCCCTTGCAACAAGGTTCCGAACACATAAGGTCCGATCAAAATGGCGAAAGCGCTACCGAGCGTGAAGATCAACGAAACCGCCAACAGCGTGTCACCCACTCGAGTCCGCACGGCCGCGAACTTCTTGGCCTCCCAGTCGGCCGACAAATAGGGCACCAACACTCCCGCGATCATGGTCGCCACGCTCAACAAGACCATCGGGATGATGCGTCCAGAGTGGTATTGTCCCACAGCGGCCTGGCCCATCGTTTCACGCAGCGATGCGATCGACGCGAGCGACAACCCGTTGGTCAAATCACTCGGCACAGGCAAGAAGTGCAAAATCATGTAGCGATCGGACAACTCGAACATGTTTCCGATCAAGTTCACCATCCACAACGCCAAGGCGTAGGGTGCCAAGCGACGAATCATGCCGGCCAAGTCCAGCGGTCCCGTTTCATCAGCAACATCGCTATCGTGCGAGTCTTTTTCGCAAGGCGATTCGTTGTTGGAATTTGTATTTTGAGTATCTGCCGATCGCGTCAATTCGGCGGATTGATTTTCGATCTTGTGAGAAGTGGTGACCGCTACCCAGTTCGTGATCAGGGAAGCGAAGCCGGGCAACGTTGCAATCAGGCTGGCCGCCGTGAACATCCAAACCAAGCCCTGGAAGTCACCACCGCTGACCAACCACACCAGACTCAGCACCGTGAAACCGACACCGTGAATGAACTGCATCAGCGAAACTAAACGCACCTGACGCAGGGAGGCATTCAGATCGGAAACGAAATTGTAGATAATCATGCCCACCATCGCAGTGGCCACGCTGTAAATCAACGATGCCGATTCAGCTTTCAAGAAGATGAAATAGCCAAACCAGGATGGCGTGAAGAACATCGCGGCAACAAAGACACCGGTACAGGCCAGCGTACCGATCGCGATTCTTCGCACGAACGAGGGCAGCTGGCCTCGCAAGCGAAAGTACTCGGTGAATTTCGGCAAGACGCCTGGGATCCCAAGCAACATGACGGGCGTGATCAGGGTGATGAATCCAAACGCCATCGACCATCGGCCCACGTCGGTATCGTCCATCAAACGACAAAACGCCATTCCACGAATGAACCCGATGCCCCGACCGAGAACGGTCATGGCCAGCATGACCAGCATCCCAACGGCCAGCGAATCGACCCGAAAACGAGATTTCGGGCTTGTCGCCGCCGGTGGGCTCCCGTTTGCGGACGTGATCGATTTCGAAGAAGCGGCAGCGGACATGTGCGGCGTGATTTGGAGGAAAACGATCTGCGGCGACGATTTCGAAAACGTCAATCAATTCAAAGGAGACTTCCAATAAGGTTGGCTTGCGACGGGCGTTGGGGCGGTCGGTGAACGCCTGAACCCACGGGGGAACGCGGGAATCTCGACCGATTGATCGGATTTCGCAGGTTCCTCCGGTCGGGCTCCGCGCGGGCGGGCGTCTCCCCAGCCTCTGCCATGATCCGTCCTCGGTTGGCTTTCAAGAATGGACCGGGAAGCATAGAATCCCACACGGATTGTCGTTTTAGATGCCAGAACCTCGCTTTAGCGGCCTTGAGCCGTCGTTGGCGGCATGCTTTAGCGATTTCGGTGGCGATTGAAAGCCATCCCGATTCCAGACCGACATTCCCGTCACGAATTCGACGCGAACCCTATCCCCTCACTCTTTCCGTGAAGAGTTTTTTGCATGACCGCTTCGGCCCCGTCCGCATCTGCTACCGACCGCGTATTCAATTTTTCCGCCGGCCCCGCCGTCCTGCCTGAATCAGTGCTGCGTGAAGTCCAGGAAGAATTCCTGTGTTTGCCCGGCGCGGGCGCGTCGCTGTTGGAAATCAGCCACCGCGACAAGCTGTTCGTCGAAATTCTCCACAACGCCGAAAATACCCTGCGATCGTTGCTGGGTATCAGTGACGACTACAGCGTGATGTTCATGCAAGGTGGCGCCACGCTACAGTTCTCCGCCATCGCCGCCAACCTGCTTCGCGGAACCGACAAGACAGCCCAATACCTGTTGACGGGTTCTTGGGGCAAGAAGGCGATCAAGGAAGCGAAAAAAGAAGGGAAGGTCGTCACCGCTTATGACAGCGCGGACACCAACTACGACCGCCTGCCAACCGCAGCCGACTACACCTGCCCCGATGACGCCGCGTATCTGTATTACTGCAGTAACGAAACGATCCAAGGCGTCCAGTTCGGAAGCGAACCGGAATGCCCCGCTTCGGTGCCGTTGGTCAGCGACGCGTCCAGCGATTTCTTGTGCCGCCCACTGCCCGTCGACAAGTACGGCCTGCTTTACGCTTGTGCCCAAAAGAACGCAGGCCCCGCCGGCGTTAGCGTTGTCGTCATGCGAAAAGACCTGCTGGACATCGCCGATCCAAACATTCCCGGATACTTGCACTACAAGAACCATCACGACAACGATTCAGAGTGGAACACACCACCGACGTTCGCGATCTACGTGCTCGGCAAAGTCGCTCGGTGGTTGCAAAACGACATTGGCGGCTTGGCCAAGATGGAAGAACTGAACCGCGAGAAGTCTCAGTCGCTGTACAAGATCATCGACGAAAGCAACGGCTTCTACAAAGGTCACGCCCAAACCGATTGCCGTTCGTTGATGAACGTGACATTCAACTTGCCCAGTGAAGAGATGACGGCCAAGTTCGTTTCCGAAGCCGGTTCGCATCGACTTGCTGCTTTGAAGGGTCACCGCAGTGTTGGTGGCATTCGTGCCAGCATCTACAACGCGATGCCTCGTGAAGGCGTCCAGGCGTTGGGCGACTTCATGACTGATTTCGCTAGCCGCAACAGCGGCTAACCTGCCGCGTGGAACGAAGCCCAATGCGTTAGGTGAAAACCATCGCGTTGGGCGAACCGCTTCACACCGCAAACCGCTTTGATCAGCTATTCGCCTCTTAGGGCAAACTACTGCGTTGGGAAAATTGCCCAGCGTGTTTCCTTTTCCAGATCCCCACCATCTTTCATTTGTAACCATGCATCGCATTCTCGTTCTCGACGATATCGCTCAAGAAGGCATCGATTTACTCCAGGCCACCGAAGGCGTTGAGTATGAAGTTCGCACCAAACTCAAAGGCGAAGAACTCCGTTCGGCGCTGAACGAATTCGATGCGGCGATTCTCCGCAGTGGCGTCACAATCACCGCCGAATCGCTCGAAGGCAACACACGTTTGCGAGCCCTGGCACGAGCGGGTGTGGGCACCGACAACATCGACAAGCCCGCCGCAACCCGCCGCGGAATCGTCGTGATGAACACGCCCGCCGGAAACACGGTCAGCACCGCCGAACACACCTTCGCGATGCTGTTGGCGATGAGCCGTAACCTGGCACCCGCCAACCAAAGCTTGGTCGAAGGTCGCTGGGATCGCAAGAAGTTCATGGGCAACCAAGTCGCGGGCAAAACCCTCGGCATCGTGGGCATGGGACGCATCGGTCGTGAAGTCGCCAGCCGAGCTCGCGCTTTCGACATGAACATCGTTGCTTTCGATCCGTTCTTGACCGACGACCAAGCGGAAGCGTTGATGGTCAAACGAGTCGAAACCGTCGACGAAATGTTGCCGATGATCGACTACCTGACGGTCCACACGCCACTGACCCCAGAAACCAAGGGCCTGATCGGTGTGGCCCAACTCGAAAAGGTCAAGCCAGGCCTGCGAGTGATCAACGTGGCTCGTGGTGGCATCTACGACCACGACGCACTAGTCGAAGGCTTGAAATCGGGCAAACTCGGTGGCGTGGCGTTGGACGTTTACGAAAACGAACCTTGCACCGACAGCCCACTGTTCGGCATGCCCGGTACGATCTGCACACCTCACTTAGGTGCCAGCACCGAAGAGGCCCAAACACAGGTCGCCGTGGAAGGCATTCACCTGCTGATCAATTACTTGAAGACCGGCGAAATTCGCCACAGCGTGAATGTGGCTTCGCTCGATCCCAAGACGCTCGACGAACTGCGTAGCTACCTGAACATCTCGCATCGTTTGGGACTGCTGTTGCATCAGTGGCACGGTGGCGGGATCGATCAGGTTTGCATCACCTATCGCGGTGCCGTGGCCGGCAAGGACACTCGCGTTTTGAACAACGCGTTCTGTGCCGGCTTGCTGGAACGAGTCGTCGAGGACGCCAACGTCATCAACTCTGAAATGTTGTTGCGGGAACGCGGCATCGAGTTGAAGGTCGAACACAATAGCGAACAAGGCGCCTTCACCAGCAGCATCACCGTTCAGGTTTCGGGCAGCGGCAAGACAGCCCAAGCCGGAGCAGCCGTTCTGGGTCACGAAATGCCTCGCTTGATTCTGCTGGACGGCTATCGTTTGGAATCATTCCTGGACGGACGCCTGTTCGTGTTCTCGCACCAAGACGTGCCAGGCATGATCGGTCATGTCGGCACTATCTTCGGCAACCACGGCATCAACATCGCTCAAATGGCAGTCGGACGCGAAGGCAACGCCCCTGGTGGTCAAGCCATCGGCGTCTTGAGCCTCGACGGCGACGTTTCCGAAGCCACGATGAAGGAACTGCAAGCGATCGATGCAATCACCTGTGCCAAGGTCATCGAACTTCCCAAAGCTGGTGAATTGCCTAGCTGGATGAGCTAAGCTCGCACCGACTCACCCCAAAACGATGGCTGCCAATCTCAGCCATCGTTTTGCTGGTCACCCATCTCGACGAGGATCAATCTTCGTCAACGTCCTCGTACTCGTCGCCGTAATCCTCGGCTTCGTATTCTTCGTACTCGGACTCTTCTTCGGATGACTCCGCCACCGCTGCGGCGGCTTGTTGAGCGGAAGCGACTGACTTCTTCGCGGGTTCGCTAACCGGTTCGTCATCTTCCGGTTCAATGCCCTGCATCGCGTTCCATTGTTCCATCGACAGCAGGACTTCGCGCGACTTCGAACCGTTGTACTGGCCCACGATGCCGTCTTCGGCCATGTAATCGACTAATCGAGCGGCACGCCCATAGCCGATGCCCAGGCAACGCTGGATCAACGATAGCGATCCTCGGCCTTCGCGAATCACGACTTCGATCGCACTCTCGTAAAGTTCGTCTTTCTTGCGAAGGCTATCAACATCGAGCTCACCACCACCTTCGCCATCATCGTCAACCTTGATGTTCATCAGCTCGCCGACAAACTTCTGCTCTCCACCACTGCTGCAATAATCGCAAACACGATCGATTTCAGCGTCCGACAAATAGGTGCCTTGGCCACGAATCAACGAACTGGTACCAGGCCACAAGAACAGCATGTCCCCGTTGCCGAGCAACTTGTCGGCACCGTTTTCATCCAAGACAACCCGGCTGTCAGTTTTCGATGCAACCTGAAAACTCAAACGCGCGGGCAAGTTCGACTTGATCAAACCCGTGATGACGTCCACGGTTGGTTTCTGCGTCGCCAAAATCAGGTGAATCCCGACCGCACGACTCTTTTGGGCCAAGCGGATAATGTGTTGCTCGACGTCCTTCCCAGCCGTCATCATCAAGTCAGCCATCTCGTCAGCCACGATCACGATGAAGGGAAGCTTGTCAGGAACGTCGCTGCCCCCGTCGGCTTCATCCACTTCCAAACGGCGTAAGACTTCTTCGCGTCCCAAGTCGTTGTAGCTGTTGATATGCCGAACGCCCGCCTTCGCTAGCAATGAATATCGTTCCTCCATCTTGTCGACCGCCCAACCCAGAATCGCCTCGGCCTTCTTCATGTCGGTGATCACCGGGTGCATCAGGTGCGGCA from Neorhodopirellula lusitana harbors:
- a CDS encoding RsmD family RNA methyltransferase codes for the protein MPAKPKSKSNHPSGGKTKASKLRIIGGSMRARSVTYHGAEFTRPMRDSVRENLFNILGRACKSAIAFDLFAGTGVLGFEAISRGAVHVTAVEPVRQATVQIKKTIDHLGVASKYTLVSADAFYVADDMLRAKPGDDTPWIVFLSPPYSFWEDEETLKKLCNIIRLVQKNAPPGSVLCAETNTDFNLARLPAGDWDIRTYGITRLAFIEPGNVCGMNLPDLVD
- a CDS encoding lipopolysaccharide biosynthesis protein, translated to MTVLGRGIGFIRGMAFCRLMDDTDVGRWSMAFGFITLITPVMLLGIPGVLPKFTEYFRLRGQLPSFVRRIAIGTLACTGVFVAAMFFTPSWFGYFIFLKAESASLIYSVATAMVGMIIYNFVSDLNASLRQVRLVSLMQFIHGVGFTVLSLVWLVSGGDFQGLVWMFTAASLIATLPGFASLITNWVAVTTSHKIENQSAELTRSADTQNTNSNNESPCEKDSHDSDVADETGPLDLAGMIRRLAPYALALWMVNLIGNMFELSDRYMILHFLPVPSDLTNGLSLASIASLRETMGQAAVGQYHSGRIIPMVLLSVATMIAGVLVPYLSADWEAKKFAAVRTRVGDTLLAVSLIFTLGSAFAILIGPYVFGTLLQGRYTDGLRLMPMALCFYTWAALVSIGQCYLLTAEKGRSIAIAMFGGLVANIVLNGILLPQFGLTGAVIATLCSHCIVMLGIWSAMVIYGCPITKTWIGLSILPASLLVSPWMAMIAVCVGVVLIWRDDAQRERIVEALPAKVRAFI
- the serC gene encoding 3-phosphoserine/phosphohydroxythreonine transaminase; amino-acid sequence: MTASAPSASATDRVFNFSAGPAVLPESVLREVQEEFLCLPGAGASLLEISHRDKLFVEILHNAENTLRSLLGISDDYSVMFMQGGATLQFSAIAANLLRGTDKTAQYLLTGSWGKKAIKEAKKEGKVVTAYDSADTNYDRLPTAADYTCPDDAAYLYYCSNETIQGVQFGSEPECPASVPLVSDASSDFLCRPLPVDKYGLLYACAQKNAGPAGVSVVVMRKDLLDIADPNIPGYLHYKNHHDNDSEWNTPPTFAIYVLGKVARWLQNDIGGLAKMEELNREKSQSLYKIIDESNGFYKGHAQTDCRSLMNVTFNLPSEEMTAKFVSEAGSHRLAALKGHRSVGGIRASIYNAMPREGVQALGDFMTDFASRNSG
- the serA gene encoding phosphoglycerate dehydrogenase; this translates as MHRILVLDDIAQEGIDLLQATEGVEYEVRTKLKGEELRSALNEFDAAILRSGVTITAESLEGNTRLRALARAGVGTDNIDKPAATRRGIVVMNTPAGNTVSTAEHTFAMLLAMSRNLAPANQSLVEGRWDRKKFMGNQVAGKTLGIVGMGRIGREVASRARAFDMNIVAFDPFLTDDQAEALMVKRVETVDEMLPMIDYLTVHTPLTPETKGLIGVAQLEKVKPGLRVINVARGGIYDHDALVEGLKSGKLGGVALDVYENEPCTDSPLFGMPGTICTPHLGASTEEAQTQVAVEGIHLLINYLKTGEIRHSVNVASLDPKTLDELRSYLNISHRLGLLLHQWHGGGIDQVCITYRGAVAGKDTRVLNNAFCAGLLERVVEDANVINSEMLLRERGIELKVEHNSEQGAFTSSITVQVSGSGKTAQAGAAVLGHEMPRLILLDGYRLESFLDGRLFVFSHQDVPGMIGHVGTIFGNHGINIAQMAVGREGNAPGGQAIGVLSLDGDVSEATMKELQAIDAITCAKVIELPKAGELPSWMS